AAGCCGGTGATGCAGTTGAACAGGGTGGTCTTGCCGGCCCCGTTCGGTCCGATGATGCCGACGATCTCCCACTCCCCCGCCCGCAGGCTCACGTCGTTGAGGGCGGTGATGCCGCCGAAGCGGATCGTCAGGTGGTCGATCTCAAGCACGGACATCGGTGACCTCCACGTCGTTGACCCCGCCGGCGTGCCGGTCGAAGCGGTGGCCGGTGAGCCAGAGGCGGATCGGGGCGATCTGCTGCCCGATCCCGCCGGGGTAGAGGGTGAGGGTCAGGACCAGCAGGATCGGTCCCACGACCAGCGAGACGAACTCCGTGGGCAGGCCCAGCAGCCCCTCGAAGAACCCCTCGAGACCGAACATGCTGACCAGCGCGCCCTCCTCGAGGAGCGCGAAGAACACCGCGCCGAGCACCACCCCGACCCGGTTGCGCAGTCCGCCGACCACGGTCATCAGCACGAAGAGCAGCGCCAGGCGGAAGTCGAAGGAGCTGGGCACGATCACCTCGTCGTGGTGGGCGACCAGGGCACCCGCCACCCCGGCGAAGAGGCCGGAGACGGCGAAGGCGACCAGGATGTAGGCCCGCACGTTGATGCCGTACGACGCCGCCACCCGCGGGTTCTCGCGCAGCGCCGCCATCGCCCGGCCGGCCTTCGACGACGTCAGCCGCCAGTCCAGCCACAGCACCACGGCCAGGAAGCCCAGGCACAGGTAGTAGTAGCGGTAGCCGCTGGTGAAGAAGTCCGGTCGCGGGGCCGGCTTGCCGCCCTCGCCACCGGTCAGCGACGAGAGACCGAAGAGGGTCTCCTGGGCGAAGGAGCCGTAGGCCAGCGTCACCAGGGCGAAGTACAGCCCCGTCAGGCGCAGCGACACCGCACCCAGGAGCACCGCCTGGACGGCCCCGAAAGCGGCGGCGACCCCGACCGCGAGGAAGAAGCTCAGCTGGAGATCGGTGACGATGTAGGCGGAGGCGAAGGCGCCCACCCCGACGAAGGCCTGGTGGCCCAGCGAGATCTGCCCGCAGTAGCCGAGCAGCACGTTGAGCGACAGCGCCCCGATCGCGTAGATGGCCGCGAGCGAGGCCACGTCGACGTCGGTGACGCCGACCTCGAAGGGCGAGAGCACGTTCGTCGGGATCCCGAGCACGACCCAGGCCAGGACCGCCCACACCAGTCCGCGGGCGATCCAGCCCCCGCGGCCGGGACGGAAGTGCGCAGGCTGCCCCTCGGGCTGCTCCCCGGGCACCGCCGGCAGCACGGTCGTCGCGTCGCTCATGCCGCAGCCGCCGTCCGGGGCACGAAGATGCCCTGGGGACGCACCATCAGCACCACGAGGAGGAAGCCGAACAGCAGCATCGCCCGGGCCCCGGGGATCTCGATCATCATCGACAGGGTCCCCATCTGCTCGACCACGCCGACCGTCAGGCCGCCGGCGACGGCGCCGGGCATGCTGCGCATGCCGGCGAGCACCGCGGCCATGAATCCCGGCAGCAGCGCACGGCCGGCCCCGAAGCTCAGGAAGCCGGCGGTGAAGGTCAGGTTCGGGCCGGACAGGATGCCGGCGAGCCCACCGAGCAGGGCGGCCATCGCCCAGGTGAGCATCGAGACGCGGCGCACGCTGATCCCGACGAGCTCGGCCGCGGTCGGTTCCTGCTGGGCCGCCTGGATGGTCAGCCCGGCGGGCGAGCGGAAGAACAGCGCCAGCGTGACCGAGGCGACGACCAGCACCCCGAGGGTGATCAGCTGCTGCACGGTCACCGGCGCCCCGATCACCGGCACCAGGAAGAACGAGTCCACGATCCGCGGCATCGTCATGATCAGGGTGTCGTTGAACTGCCAGAACTGGATCCCGATCGCCGCCAGCGCCACTCCCGCGGTGCCCACCAGCACGGTGACCCGTGAGGCGTTGCGCAGCGGGTGCACGACCAGGCGCTCGGTGAGCAGTCCCATCGCGACAGCGACGCCGAGGCCGAACGCGATCGCCCAGGTGTAGCTCCAGCCCCACAGCGTCAGGGCGGCGTACGCCGCGAACAGCCCGGTGGTGCCGAACTCCGCCTGGGCGAAGTTGAAGACCCCGGAGGCGCGGAAGACCAGCACGATCCCCAGCGCCACCAGCGCGTAGACGCAGCCCTGCAGCAGACCGGTGACGATCGCGACGGCGATCTCCTGCCCGAGCCCGCTCACGGCCGCTCGTTGCGCCGGACGGTGACGAACTCGTTCTTGTTGCAGTCGGCCCTGAGCAGGTGCATCGCGGTGCCGCCGTAACGGCTGGAGAAGCTGGTCGGCGGGAAGACGCCCGGATTGAAGTTCTTGACCCGGGCGATGGTGGCCATGAACGACTCGCGGGTCAGGTCCTTGCCGGTCGCCTTGAGCATCGCGCCGACCATCTGCTCGAGACCGTAGATCGCCGCCCCGATGTCGTCCGGGCTGGCGTTGTTCTTCTGCTGGTAGGCCGAGACGAACGCCTTGTCCTGGCGCATCACGTCCATGCCCGGCATGGGCGAGTAGAACATCGCGCCGGACACGTTCGGGCAGCCGACCTGCGCGACGATGTTGAGGCCGTTGCTGAGGCCGGGACCGATGAAGGTCACCGAGCACGCCATCGACTTCAGCACGTTCAGGAACGAGCTCGGGCTGGCGTTCCAGAGCACCACCTTGGCGCCGCTCTGGCAGATCGACGTGCCGACCGCAGGAGCGTCACTGGTGGTGTTCTTCGGGATCCGCCGGGAGAGCACGAGGTTGCTGCCCGCGACGGCCTTGATCTGGCTGTCGGAAGCGTTGTAGAAGCTGTCGAGGCTGTCGTTGTCCGCGACGATCACGGCAGCCTTCTGGCCGCCGAACTGCGTCTTGACCAGGCGGGCCAGCAGCGGGACCTGCTGCTCGTAGGCCAGCGACAGCGCGAAGTAGGTGCCCAGGTTGCTCAACGGGCCGAGCCCGGGTCGGGTCTGGTGCACACCGCCCGAGAGGTAGGGCACCTTCGCGGCGGCCGCGTACCGGGCGCACGCGTCGATCTGGTCGGCGCCTGCGCCACCGATCAGGAGGAAGACCTCCTCCTGCTCGACCATGGTCTTGCAGACCGAGCGGGCGCGGTTCGGGTCGAAGCCGTCGTCCTCGAAGAGCACCTCGACCTTGCGACCGTTGATGCCGCCGGCGCGGTTGACGGAGTCGAAGTAGACGCCGACCGCCCGCTCGAACGACGCTTGCGGGATGGCCGCGGCGCCGGTGACCGGCGCGTGCACGCCGATCTTGATGGTCGAGGACGTCACCCCGGTGGCGTCGCCGCCGGAGCTGCTGCCCCCATCGGTGCCGCCCGAGCCCTCCGAGCCGCCGCTGCCGTCCTCACCGCCACCGGAGCCCGAGCCGGGGCCGGAGCCGGAGCCGGAGCCCGAGCCGGAGCCGGAGCCGGAGCCGCCGAGGCCGCCACCGCCCGAGCCGGAGCCACCGAACGCGTCGCCACCACCGGCTCCTCCGCCGCCACCGAAGTCGTCACCGCCGGTGCCGGGCGCGCCGAAGGCGCCGCCGGCACCCTGCTGGACCTGACCCCCGGCGTAGACGGCGCTGACGCCCGCCTTCTGCCCGCACCCGGTCGCGGCGAGCGCCAGCACGAGACCGAGGGCGGCCACGTGCCGTCCGGCCATCCGGCCGGTGTTGCGTCGCGTCCTCATCGGACCACCTTCAGGGCGCCGAGACCGCGGGAGTCGCGCAACCGGTCGAGTGCCCGGCTCACCCCTCGTCGGTTGGCCGCCGGGTCGGGTCGCCCGGCGGGGCCGAGCGCCAGCATCATCAGGTAGGCCAGGGCGAGCACGAAGGGCAGCAGCACGACCACGCCGCGCGGCAGCCCGGAGTACCAGGCGATGTTCGCGGCGACCGGGACCGCGCCGGCCTCGATCGAGCCGTCCGCGCCGTCACCACCGCCGCCCGCGCCGGCGTCGGGAGAGGAGCCGGCCGGGGCGCCCAGGGCGGAGCCGTCGGTGGAGGTGTCGTCGAAGCCGCCGAGGCCGTCGAGGCCGTCGCCGCCGCCGCCGGAGCCGCCACCGAGCGCACCACCGGACGTGCCGCCGCTGGTGGACCCGCCCTCGGTCCCGTCGGTCCCGTCCGTCCCGTCCGTGCCGGCGCCGTCGGTGCCGTCGGTGCCCTCGGGGGCCGTCGTCCGCACGACGAGGCCGACCCCGTCGTCCTGGAAGCCGGTGAAGGCCACGTCGAAGGACTCCGGCGCCTCGGCCTTCTCCACCAGGACGATGCCGCGCGAGCCGACGAAGTCGGTGTCCGTCCATCCGGAGGCCACGGCGGTGAGGTCGAAGCTCCAGCGCCCCTGGTCGTCACGCACGCCCGCAGCCTCGGCGCGGTCGCAGTCGTAGGTGGGGCGGTTCTTCCACGCAGCCCCCTGGCCGTCGGCCCAGAAGAGCTCGGTCACCGGGCAGGCGACCACGCTGGCCACCTCGCCCCCGAGCGCTGCCGCGGGTGCACCGGACTCCTGCAGCACCATCTCGAAGCGGTCGATGCTCGAGCCGGGCTCCGCCTCGAGGGCGAACTCCACGGCCGAGACCTTCAGGGCCTCGCCCAGCACGGCTGCGACCGGCATCGAGCCGGCCGGGGTGGTGGGTGCGGGCGGCTGCGGTGCCGCGACCACGCCGGTGTCCGGCGGCGGCTCGTTGGCGACGTACCACCACCCGGACTTCACGACCGAGGCTCCCTGCATCCGGCCC
This Nocardioides dokdonensis FR1436 DNA region includes the following protein-coding sequences:
- a CDS encoding branched-chain amino acid ABC transporter permease, whose product is MSDATTVLPAVPGEQPEGQPAHFRPGRGGWIARGLVWAVLAWVVLGIPTNVLSPFEVGVTDVDVASLAAIYAIGALSLNVLLGYCGQISLGHQAFVGVGAFASAYIVTDLQLSFFLAVGVAAAFGAVQAVLLGAVSLRLTGLYFALVTLAYGSFAQETLFGLSSLTGGEGGKPAPRPDFFTSGYRYYYLCLGFLAVVLWLDWRLTSSKAGRAMAALRENPRVAASYGINVRAYILVAFAVSGLFAGVAGALVAHHDEVIVPSSFDFRLALLFVLMTVVGGLRNRVGVVLGAVFFALLEEGALVSMFGLEGFFEGLLGLPTEFVSLVVGPILLVLTLTLYPGGIGQQIAPIRLWLTGHRFDRHAGGVNDVEVTDVRA
- a CDS encoding branched-chain amino acid ABC transporter permease, whose translation is MSGLGQEIAVAIVTGLLQGCVYALVALGIVLVFRASGVFNFAQAEFGTTGLFAAYAALTLWGWSYTWAIAFGLGVAVAMGLLTERLVVHPLRNASRVTVLVGTAGVALAAIGIQFWQFNDTLIMTMPRIVDSFFLVPVIGAPVTVQQLITLGVLVVASVTLALFFRSPAGLTIQAAQQEPTAAELVGISVRRVSMLTWAMAALLGGLAGILSGPNLTFTAGFLSFGAGRALLPGFMAAVLAGMRSMPGAVAGGLTVGVVEQMGTLSMMIEIPGARAMLLFGFLLVVLMVRPQGIFVPRTAAAA
- a CDS encoding ABC transporter substrate-binding protein, producing MRTRRNTGRMAGRHVAALGLVLALAATGCGQKAGVSAVYAGGQVQQGAGGAFGAPGTGGDDFGGGGGAGGGDAFGGSGSGGGGLGGSGSGSGSGSGSGSGPGSGSGGGEDGSGGSEGSGGTDGGSSSGGDATGVTSSTIKIGVHAPVTGAAAIPQASFERAVGVYFDSVNRAGGINGRKVEVLFEDDGFDPNRARSVCKTMVEQEEVFLLIGGAGADQIDACARYAAAAKVPYLSGGVHQTRPGLGPLSNLGTYFALSLAYEQQVPLLARLVKTQFGGQKAAVIVADNDSLDSFYNASDSQIKAVAGSNLVLSRRIPKNTTSDAPAVGTSICQSGAKVVLWNASPSSFLNVLKSMACSVTFIGPGLSNGLNIVAQVGCPNVSGAMFYSPMPGMDVMRQDKAFVSAYQQKNNASPDDIGAAIYGLEQMVGAMLKATGKDLTRESFMATIARVKNFNPGVFPPTSFSSRYGGTAMHLLRADCNKNEFVTVRRNERP